In the genome of Primulina eburnea isolate SZY01 chromosome 13, ASM2296580v1, whole genome shotgun sequence, the window gtttttacgatgaattatattaaaatagattcaactaaaaataattaattgagtaggtctcttgtgagacggtatcatgaatttttatatgtgagacgggtcaagcctatcgatattcacaataaaaagtaacaatcttagcataaaaaataatattttttcatggatgactcaaataagatattaatcTCACAAAATAGGACCCGTGAAactgtctcatacaagtttttgtccaatTAATAACAGAGACTTCATAATGAAATTCAAGAAATTCttggtaaaattgatatttaactTATAcgcatataatttatttttaaaaaaaatcatataaattATCTATAATGGAGAATATTCTTTTGATTAATAAActattgaaatatttgatgaaCGCATTTGATACATAATCTTGATTTCACTTGGACATCAAGGAGGCCACGACCCCAGCAATGAGGGTGGTGGGATCCCCTAACACGGCGGAGATAACGAACTGCAGAGCCAACGCTGCCACCTCGCAGCATTTCTCCGCCTTCCCTCTGCTCTTCTTCCTGTGATTATGAGTCTCCAATGTATCTTTCAGGCTCGGAATCCTCGTTTCCAGTTTCCCGCAGCCTCCGGAGTATTTGGTCCCCCATGCGCCACCGCGGCACGCCCCGGTGTAGATCTCGTGCCAGCTATCTACCAGCATTTCTTTTACGCACGCAACATGGAGATTGTACTTCTTGCATGAAGATCTATAGCTCCAGCTCCTCCCCTTTCTCCCACACCTGCTCATACACATCTCCACTGATTCATGTTTCTGGGGTTCGAGTCGAATTTTAAAAGTTGAATGTCTCAACTCTCAAACAGTAGCGTGCGTTCTATTtttcaaaactatggcaattaTATATTCAAAACCTGTACCTGTGGCACGGCGAGGAGACTTTCCTGTATAAATACAGTTTGATCTCACCGTCGTCGAGCACCATCGGAAGCTTAGCACAGCAGGGATGGAGATCGAACCCACAAGACTTGCAGTGGTACACGAACCCTGACACGTCCTTCTCGCATGCATTGCAGTAACGTGCCACCGTCCCCGGCGGGCGGGAGAGGAACTGGAACGAGCACTTGGTGTAGAAAGGGTGGGAAATGGAAGTGGAAGGGATGGCGCAGTGGGTGTGGAGGTCGAAGTTACAGGCGGCCGCGGCGCACTTGTAGCGAGAGCCGATGCCGACTTCGTTGCAGCCGTCGCACTTGAACGGCGACTCGCTGTACTCGAACTTCAGGTTGTGCTGCGGGTGGCTGAAGTGGGAGATTTCATTGTATCTCATGGTGGTGGAAAATCGCAGAGCATATGAATAGAATTTGTGGGGGTGGCATgcaaatttataattatttgatctttttgccctttttcaagtatttttatatatatataattttttatttaaaaaaaggtattataatgcaacatatatttgacttttattttaatttcacaACTTATAAATTCCTctcataaaatatatttaagaatttataaattatttaaaataaatttaaccaAATATTCGATTTCATGAAAAATGGGTAATCTTGCACGTATTGGTGTAtgctttattatatatgatGGCTCAAAAATTGTTAATTTCGATTTTAATTGAAGATGAATATTGGATAACTATGGATAATAATGAAAATTAAGGTTGTTATTAGCTTGAAGTTGAAGCAATGTAGGATTTATACTTAGAATTGAAGAGATGGTTGTGTAGTTGTCAACAATTGTTCATCTTGAATTAATTAAAGTGGAGCATAAGGCACATTAGAATATTGAGAATTTTTCTCACTTTATATGatgtattaaattaaaatactcAAAGTTTAATTCCTATTATATGTATGGTTGAAACACACCAAGAGTTCCTTGGCTTTGGATATAATGTGGGTTTTGAGAAAGAACTTCTTTCAAGAATACAAGAATATGACAACTTGAACCTTtgatatgtgtgtgtatatatatatatataatttttatatattgtctACTCACTGTGCCCGTCTATGTGTCCACTGATTATGTGACATTCATCTA includes:
- the LOC140809686 gene encoding protein VACUOLELESS GAMETOPHYTES-like, which codes for MRYNEISHFSHPQHNLKFEYSESPFKCDGCNEVGIGSRYKCAAAACNFDLHTHCAIPSTSISHPFYTKCSFQFLSRPPGTVARYCNACEKDVSGFVYHCKSCGFDLHPCCAKLPMVLDDGEIKLYLYRKVSSPCHRCGRKGRSWSYRSSCKKYNLHVACVKEMLVDSWHEIYTGACRGGAWGTKYSGGCGKLETRIPSLKDTLETHNHRKKSRGKAEKCCEVAALALQFVISAVLGDPTTLIAGVVASLMSK